In a genomic window of Corynebacterium lizhenjunii:
- the secF gene encoding protein translocase subunit SecF: protein MAKNKISRIDRLYSDGEGIDFIGRTKTWYIISAALVAFAIIAMVVRGFNLSIDFEGGTKLNMPAGDLVAESVEETFTEATGVEPELVQIVGSGASETLEITSQHLTKAQVDAARAAIYEQYQPLDSQGNPSPDAIGSSTVSESWGSSITERMLISLLVFLVVATIYVAIRLQRYMAFAAIFALIVDAVIIAGIYALFGFEVSPAVIIGLLTVLTFSIYDSVIVFDKINENTSGILGQRKRTYAEQANLALNQTVMRSISTSVISALPILALFVVAVWLMGIGTLRDLALIQLIGVVEGIFSSLFLATPLLVSIVNRTKKIKEHNAEVAAYREQADSAEAGEGAAPARRVVASVSAAKPSRDTESADASSPATQAPSPQRSVTWRPGQ, encoded by the coding sequence ATGGCAAAGAATAAGATTTCTCGCATTGACCGGCTGTATTCGGATGGCGAAGGCATCGACTTCATCGGCCGGACGAAGACCTGGTACATCATCAGCGCGGCACTGGTGGCCTTTGCCATCATCGCCATGGTGGTGCGCGGCTTTAACCTTTCCATTGACTTCGAGGGCGGCACCAAGCTGAATATGCCCGCCGGTGACTTGGTGGCGGAGTCGGTGGAAGAGACCTTCACTGAGGCCACGGGAGTGGAGCCGGAGTTGGTGCAGATTGTGGGCTCGGGTGCCTCTGAAACCCTGGAGATTACCTCCCAGCACCTGACCAAGGCGCAGGTAGACGCCGCGCGTGCCGCCATCTATGAGCAGTACCAGCCGCTAGATTCCCAGGGCAATCCTTCCCCGGATGCCATTGGTTCTTCCACCGTTTCTGAGTCCTGGGGTTCGTCCATTACGGAGCGCATGCTCATCTCCCTGCTGGTCTTTTTGGTGGTGGCAACCATCTACGTGGCCATTCGTTTGCAGCGCTACATGGCGTTCGCGGCCATCTTTGCCCTGATCGTGGACGCGGTGATCATCGCAGGCATCTACGCGCTGTTTGGTTTTGAGGTCTCCCCGGCTGTCATCATCGGCCTGCTGACGGTGCTGACGTTTTCGATTTACGACTCGGTGATCGTCTTCGACAAGATTAACGAAAACACCTCCGGCATCTTGGGCCAGCGCAAGCGCACTTACGCCGAGCAGGCCAACTTGGCCCTGAACCAAACGGTGATGCGCTCGATTTCCACCTCGGTCATCTCCGCCCTGCCTATTCTGGCGCTCTTTGTGGTGGCGGTCTGGCTGATGGGCATAGGCACGCTGCGCGATTTGGCGCTGATCCAGCTCATCGGCGTCGTCGAAGGCATCTTCTCCTCACTGTTCTTGGCCACCCCGCTGTTGGTGAGCATTGTTAATCGCACGAAGAAGATTAAAGAACACAACGCTGAGGTAGCTGCTTACCGCGAACAGGCTGATAGTGCGGAGGCTGGCGAAGGTGCAGCACCAGCCCGCCGCGTAGTTGCCTCGGTTTCTGCAGCTAAGCCAAGCCGGGATACCGAGTCTGCCGATGCCTCTTCTCCCGCAACGCAGGCACCATCCCCGCAGCGTTCTGTAACCTGGCGTCCCGGCCAATAG
- the secD gene encoding protein translocase subunit SecD, which translates to MTTSQRGAVSNRSRTWPKRALALFVLIVAVIYALVFFTGSKSPAAKLGIDLQGGTRVTLVPQGGEPTSEQLAQARQILEQRVNGMGVSGAEVVTNGNTLVITVPGEDASQAQAVGQTSKLLFRPVDAQPMPDPTKLNAEVQEMAQRWVKYGVITPEEANSSLEEVARTLTQSGTETKAATVDVKPLPEPANSLEEAARREEVTAMLLKDRQSTDMTTLVAASTLLSCQSGTDPLSGADDPALPLATCDYAKATPYILKESPLLNGIEDQDGTRLTGNEIDTNSTITGGLNPQTGQMEISFAFKTGNGPNGSQTWADLTRDYLRQQVAITLDSNVISAPVIQGQTPYGSATSITGDFTQEEAQNLANNLRYGALPLSFVGENGEPGGTTDIVPPSLGKAALEAGLIAGLVGFVLIALYSLYFFRGLSFISLLTLLASLVLTYGTLVLLGRWIGYSLDLSGIAGLVIGVGATADSFVVYYERIKDELLDGRTFRSAATKAWERSRSTIITGNAVTLLGSVIVYVLAIGEVKGFAFTLGLTTFFDLVVSFLVMAPLMQLVARKPVWAKPAYNGLGGIMALVEERRQQGHYAQTVPDRAASEALASDRPAEDRSAAAAEEN; encoded by the coding sequence TTGACTACATCTCAACGAGGCGCGGTATCAAACCGCAGCCGAACGTGGCCCAAACGAGCCTTGGCTCTCTTTGTACTGATCGTGGCTGTCATCTACGCGCTAGTTTTCTTTACCGGGTCTAAGTCCCCGGCTGCCAAGTTAGGTATTGACCTCCAAGGCGGAACGCGTGTCACCCTGGTACCGCAGGGTGGGGAGCCCACCAGCGAGCAGCTGGCGCAGGCGCGGCAGATTTTGGAACAGCGCGTCAACGGCATGGGCGTTTCCGGTGCTGAGGTGGTCACCAATGGAAATACCCTGGTTATTACGGTGCCGGGGGAGGACGCCTCCCAGGCTCAGGCAGTGGGCCAGACCTCCAAGCTGCTCTTCCGCCCGGTCGATGCCCAGCCCATGCCGGACCCCACCAAGCTCAACGCTGAAGTTCAGGAAATGGCGCAGCGCTGGGTGAAGTACGGCGTGATCACCCCGGAGGAGGCTAACTCTTCCCTGGAGGAAGTGGCCCGCACGCTCACCCAAAGCGGCACCGAGACCAAGGCGGCCACGGTGGATGTCAAGCCCCTACCAGAGCCAGCTAATTCCCTGGAGGAGGCTGCCCGGCGGGAGGAAGTCACCGCCATGTTGCTCAAGGACCGCCAGTCTACGGACATGACAACCCTGGTGGCGGCCTCGACCTTGCTGTCCTGCCAGAGTGGGACGGACCCACTGTCGGGTGCAGATGATCCGGCCTTGCCGTTGGCTACGTGCGACTATGCCAAGGCAACCCCGTACATCTTGAAGGAATCCCCACTGCTTAATGGCATTGAGGATCAAGATGGCACCCGCCTGACCGGTAATGAAATTGACACCAACTCCACCATCACTGGTGGCCTGAACCCCCAGACCGGCCAGATGGAGATTTCCTTTGCATTCAAGACGGGCAATGGCCCGAATGGCTCTCAGACCTGGGCAGATTTGACCCGGGATTACCTGCGCCAGCAGGTAGCCATCACGCTGGACTCGAATGTGATTTCCGCGCCGGTTATTCAGGGGCAGACACCTTATGGGTCTGCTACCTCTATTACCGGTGACTTCACGCAGGAAGAGGCGCAGAATCTGGCGAATAACCTGCGCTACGGTGCCCTGCCGCTGTCCTTTGTGGGTGAAAACGGCGAGCCTGGCGGAACCACGGACATTGTGCCGCCTTCCCTGGGCAAGGCAGCTCTGGAGGCTGGCTTGATTGCGGGACTGGTGGGCTTTGTGCTCATCGCGCTGTATTCGCTGTACTTCTTCCGCGGCCTGTCGTTTATCTCCCTGCTGACGCTGTTGGCGTCGCTGGTATTGACCTACGGCACGCTGGTGCTGCTGGGACGCTGGATTGGCTACTCGCTGGACTTGTCCGGCATTGCTGGTTTGGTCATTGGTGTGGGCGCAACGGCGGACTCCTTCGTGGTGTACTACGAGCGCATCAAGGATGAGTTGCTGGATGGCCGCACGTTCCGCTCCGCAGCCACCAAGGCCTGGGAGCGTTCGCGTTCGACGATTATCACCGGTAACGCGGTGACCCTGTTAGGCTCTGTTATTGTCTACGTCCTGGCTATTGGCGAGGTCAAGGGCTTTGCCTTCACTCTGGGTCTGACCACGTTCTTTGACCTGGTGGTTTCCTTCCTGGTCATGGCCCCGCTCATGCAATTGGTCGCCCGCAAGCCCGTGTGGGCTAAGCCGGCGTATAACGGCCTGGGCGGCATCATGGCCTTGGTTGAAGAACGCCGCCAGCAGGGCCACTATGCTCAAACTGTCCCGGACCGTGCGGCATCGGAAGCTCTGGCTTCCGACCGCCCGGCTGAGGACCGTTCCGCCGCGGCTGCAGAGGAGAACTAA
- the yajC gene encoding preprotein translocase subunit YajC: protein MDGLILIAILAVLFLPYFFLMRKQRAAQKKVLDFQASLHPGQRVVTAGGFHATVVGLDTLCAQLEIAPGVVATVERTAIIRPEEEAQAAEAEDPGRPEGHREDL from the coding sequence ATGGACGGATTAATACTTATCGCCATTCTGGCCGTTTTGTTCCTGCCCTACTTCTTCCTCATGCGCAAACAGCGCGCCGCACAAAAGAAGGTCCTTGACTTCCAAGCCAGCCTGCACCCGGGACAGCGCGTGGTCACCGCAGGGGGTTTCCACGCCACCGTTGTGGGGTTGGATACTCTGTGCGCACAGCTCGAGATTGCCCCCGGCGTAGTCGCTACGGTGGAGCGCACGGCCATCATCCGCCCTGAAGAGGAAGCCCAGGCCGCCGAGGCTGAAGATCCAGGGCGTCCGGAGGGGCATCGGGAAGATCTGTAA
- the ruvB gene encoding Holliday junction branch migration DNA helicase RuvB produces the protein MSDIEKTEFSVPDGLAPAHKPAGIERNADVDASALAGEQEVERALRPKSLQEFIGQPKVREQLSLVLTGAKNRGVTPDHVLLSGPPGLGKTTMAMIIAQELGTSLRMTSGPALERAGDLAAMLSNLMEGDVLFIDEIHRIARPAEEMLYMAMEDFRIDVIVGKGPGATSIPLDIPPFTLVGATTRAGMLTGPLRDRFGFTAQMEFYGTEDLTRVITRAARILDVDIDDDAAVEIGSRSRGTPRIANRLLRRVRDYADVMGNGHIDLQAAQGALEVFDVDERGLDRLDREVLHALVVGHGGGPVGVNTLAVAVGEEPSTVEEVCEPYLVRAGMVARTGRGRVATASAWQHLGLTPPEGTIGQGLF, from the coding sequence ATGAGCGATATTGAAAAGACGGAGTTTTCCGTACCGGATGGGCTGGCGCCTGCCCACAAGCCTGCCGGTATTGAGCGAAACGCGGATGTGGATGCGAGCGCGCTGGCAGGGGAGCAGGAAGTAGAACGTGCGCTGCGGCCGAAGTCTTTGCAGGAGTTCATTGGCCAACCCAAGGTGCGTGAACAGCTTTCCCTGGTGCTAACGGGGGCGAAGAATCGCGGAGTAACCCCGGACCACGTGCTGTTGTCTGGTCCGCCGGGGCTGGGTAAGACCACGATGGCGATGATCATTGCCCAGGAACTAGGGACGTCTTTGCGTATGACTTCTGGTCCGGCGCTGGAGCGTGCGGGGGATTTGGCGGCCATGCTGTCGAATCTGATGGAAGGCGATGTGCTCTTTATTGATGAGATTCACCGCATTGCCCGTCCAGCAGAGGAGATGCTCTACATGGCTATGGAGGATTTCCGCATTGATGTCATCGTGGGCAAAGGCCCGGGAGCTACCTCCATTCCGTTGGATATCCCGCCGTTTACACTAGTGGGGGCGACCACCCGGGCGGGTATGCTGACGGGCCCGTTGCGCGACCGCTTTGGGTTTACCGCGCAGATGGAGTTTTATGGAACGGAGGACTTGACCAGGGTGATTACCCGGGCGGCCCGGATTTTGGATGTGGACATTGATGACGACGCCGCAGTAGAAATCGGCTCGCGATCGCGTGGAACCCCGCGTATTGCCAACCGTTTGCTGCGCCGTGTGCGCGACTACGCAGATGTGATGGGAAATGGCCACATTGACCTGCAGGCAGCCCAAGGGGCGTTGGAGGTCTTTGACGTTGATGAGCGCGGCTTAGACCGTCTGGACCGGGAGGTGCTTCACGCCCTGGTGGTGGGCCACGGCGGTGGGCCCGTGGGCGTGAACACCCTCGCGGTTGCCGTGGGGGAGGAGCCATCTACCGTGGAAGAGGTCTGCGAGCCCTACCTGGTGCGTGCCGGGATGGTCGCGCGTACCGGTCGCGGGCGCGTGGCCACCGCAAGTGCCTGGCAGCACCTGGGCTTGACGCCGCCGGAAGGTACCATCGGGCAAGGGCTGTTCTAA
- the ruvA gene encoding Holliday junction branch migration protein RuvA — protein sequence MIASLRGDVVSIGLDHAVIECAGVGYRFLATPATLATLRRGEEARVLTSLVVKEDSMTLFGFSSDDDRAMFHILQTVTGMGAKLAVAALSVFRAADLAAAIVAGEVKTLQTIPGVGKKMAERMALELKDKVAPFAPAESADAPVTPGVAPAGASTVVEQVVEALVGLGFTDKAVRATVSSLVEAQPEAETSVILRSALVELGRRK from the coding sequence ATGATTGCTTCTTTGCGCGGAGACGTTGTATCAATTGGACTGGACCACGCCGTGATTGAGTGCGCGGGGGTGGGCTACCGGTTCTTGGCTACTCCAGCAACTTTGGCTACGCTGCGCCGTGGGGAGGAAGCCCGGGTGCTCACCAGCCTGGTGGTCAAGGAAGATTCCATGACCTTGTTCGGGTTTAGCAGCGACGATGACCGCGCAATGTTCCACATCCTGCAGACCGTGACTGGGATGGGCGCCAAGCTGGCGGTGGCGGCGCTGTCGGTATTCCGGGCCGCAGACCTGGCCGCAGCTATTGTGGCCGGGGAGGTCAAGACTCTACAAACCATCCCCGGTGTTGGGAAGAAGATGGCGGAGCGCATGGCTTTGGAGCTCAAGGACAAGGTCGCGCCCTTTGCCCCTGCAGAGTCTGCTGATGCCCCCGTTACGCCCGGTGTTGCTCCTGCCGGGGCTAGCACCGTGGTGGAGCAGGTGGTGGAAGCCCTGGTGGGCTTGGGCTTTACCGACAAGGCGGTGCGCGCCACAGTAAGCAGCCTGGTGGAGGCGCAACCCGAGGCGGAGACCTCCGTAATCTTGCGGAGTGCGCTCGTGGAGCTGGGACGCAGGAAGTAA
- the ruvC gene encoding crossover junction endodeoxyribonuclease RuvC yields the protein MRVMGIDPGLTRCGLSVVQAGKGRGVIPIAVGVVRTPAEVPVPERLRRLSVAVNEWMDDYQPDVVAIERVFERGNVSTVMNTAHAVGVLMLAAAQRGIPVHNYTPSEVKKAISGNGRADKKQMTAMITRILGLSEAPKPADAADALALAVCHCWRAPFLARMGPGTAHNAPRN from the coding sequence ATGCGGGTAATGGGCATAGACCCAGGCCTGACCCGGTGCGGGCTGTCGGTGGTGCAAGCTGGCAAGGGTCGGGGCGTCATTCCCATCGCGGTGGGGGTGGTGCGTACTCCGGCCGAAGTCCCTGTTCCTGAGCGGCTGCGGCGGCTTTCCGTGGCGGTCAATGAGTGGATGGATGACTACCAGCCGGATGTGGTGGCCATTGAGCGGGTTTTTGAACGCGGCAATGTCTCCACGGTGATGAATACCGCACACGCTGTGGGGGTGCTCATGTTGGCCGCAGCCCAGAGGGGCATTCCGGTGCATAACTACACCCCCTCGGAGGTAAAGAAAGCCATCTCTGGCAATGGGCGTGCGGATAAAAAGCAGATGACGGCCATGATTACTCGGATTCTGGGTCTAAGCGAGGCCCCAAAGCCTGCCGATGCCGCCGACGCCCTAGCCTTGGCCGTCTGCCACTGCTGGCGCGCTCCCTTCTTGGCCCGGATGGGGCCGGGTACTGCGCATAATGCGCCGCGGAACTAA
- a CDS encoding YebC/PmpR family DNA-binding transcriptional regulator produces the protein MSGHSKWATTKHKKAANDAKRGKEFAKLIKNIEVAARTGGGDPSANPTLDDMIRKAKKASVPNDNIERARKRGSGEEAGGADWETIMYEGYGPNGVAMLIECLTDNRNRAATDVRTAMSKNGGNLGESGSVAYMFSRTGVVLVAKADLTEDDVLMAVLDAGAEEVKDLGEKFEVVCAPTDLPAVREALGEAGIEVDDSETDFRASVEVALGVDDAKKIFRLIDALEDSDDVQNVYTNMDLSDEVLAQLDA, from the coding sequence ATGTCCGGCCACTCAAAATGGGCTACTACCAAGCACAAGAAGGCTGCCAACGACGCTAAGCGTGGTAAGGAATTTGCCAAGCTTATTAAGAACATTGAAGTTGCAGCGCGCACTGGCGGTGGTGACCCTTCCGCAAACCCGACGCTAGATGACATGATCCGCAAGGCCAAGAAGGCCTCGGTACCCAACGACAACATCGAGCGCGCCCGCAAGCGTGGGTCCGGTGAGGAAGCCGGTGGCGCTGACTGGGAGACCATCATGTACGAAGGCTACGGCCCCAATGGCGTGGCCATGCTGATTGAGTGTCTGACGGATAACCGCAACCGCGCCGCCACGGACGTGCGCACCGCTATGTCGAAAAATGGGGGTAACCTAGGTGAGTCCGGCTCTGTGGCATACATGTTCTCCCGCACCGGTGTGGTGCTCGTAGCCAAAGCAGACTTGACGGAGGATGACGTCCTGATGGCTGTGCTCGATGCCGGTGCTGAGGAAGTCAAAGACTTGGGGGAGAAGTTTGAGGTCGTGTGCGCCCCGACGGATCTTCCGGCGGTGCGGGAGGCTTTGGGCGAGGCAGGAATTGAGGTCGATGATTCGGAGACTGATTTCCGTGCCTCCGTGGAGGTCGCCCTGGGCGTAGACGATGCCAAGAAGATCTTCCGGCTCATCGACGCCCTGGAAGACTCCGATGATGTGCAAAATGTCTACACCAACATGGATCTCTCCGATGAGGTCCTGGCACAGCTAGACGCCTAG
- a CDS encoding acyl-CoA thioesterase yields MQLIEEVLTVIPDPQRPGVYHGPQIDSVIPRTFGGQVASQSLRAAQLAVAAQLADTPATHPTDAPANLPQVHSFHSYFVGPADSTQPLELHVSQLRAGRSFNHQEVRAYQGTGHKKDLKYVLLASFHHPGDSGPAHQDRMPDVDDPETLAPVDAAHANTRLVIGDWSQWDIRPQPRDGRSREKDGAVQRNIWFRNTADLAVYRDDEAFHRAGLAYMADMTIIRTALIGHEDPKVQMASLDHTIWFHRPVRINEWMLYSQDSPAAGEGTGLTRGAVYNANGHLLATVAQEGLIRHLH; encoded by the coding sequence GTGCAACTGATAGAAGAAGTCCTCACCGTCATTCCGGACCCGCAGCGCCCCGGGGTCTACCACGGGCCGCAGATTGACTCCGTCATCCCGCGGACCTTTGGCGGCCAGGTGGCCAGCCAGTCCCTGCGCGCAGCCCAGCTGGCGGTTGCTGCCCAGCTTGCCGATACCCCCGCAACGCACCCCACCGACGCCCCAGCCAACCTGCCCCAGGTGCATTCCTTCCACAGCTACTTTGTGGGCCCCGCAGACTCTACCCAACCGCTGGAGCTCCACGTGAGCCAACTGCGCGCCGGGCGATCCTTCAACCACCAAGAAGTCCGCGCCTACCAAGGCACAGGCCACAAAAAGGACCTCAAATACGTGTTGCTGGCCAGTTTCCACCACCCCGGGGATAGTGGCCCCGCCCACCAAGACCGCATGCCGGACGTTGATGACCCAGAAACCCTGGCACCAGTCGATGCCGCCCACGCCAACACCCGCCTGGTCATCGGTGACTGGTCCCAATGGGACATCCGCCCCCAACCCCGCGATGGCCGCAGCAGGGAAAAAGACGGAGCCGTCCAGCGCAATATCTGGTTCCGCAACACCGCCGATCTAGCAGTGTATAGAGACGATGAGGCCTTCCACCGCGCCGGGCTGGCTTACATGGCAGACATGACCATTATTCGCACCGCGCTCATTGGCCACGAGGACCCCAAGGTGCAGATGGCCAGCCTGGATCACACCATCTGGTTTCACAGGCCCGTGCGCATTAATGAATGGATGCTCTATTCCCAAGACTCCCCAGCAGCCGGGGAGGGCACGGGGCTTACCCGCGGCGCAGTCTATAACGCGAACGGGCACCTGCTGGCCACCGTGGCCCAGGAGGGGCTTATTCGGCACCTGCACTAG
- a CDS encoding glycosyltransferase family 87 protein: MSMSGMSPVSAGSPSCPPSIGERGSRVREVLAMGLCSTPAVWSAWVVSRLFLAWLILVERGPIGDVMYYFLGVYGDDPTAMTEYPWFGAWPSELLARFIGEHMQAYIIAFVVMIMLADAVFFSLLLRRPVRWRTGAAWWWVCFGAATGHVFILRLDLFPAVAVGGAVWAFFAVPLWAGVFLGAATMMKLWPGVLAVSLVGRWGSRQTWQRLVAFLATMAALCLVAIVVAGPQRLLSPLDYQTVRGLQVESVAATWAMVQHWNDPQQWVTSYAQSKSFEVTGPGVDTALAVSSWAMIAVVLTAVLWALVRTRNGQWTPHAATAIVLFLIAGLLLANKVFSTQYIVWVGPMLAVALTRDGWTRGQRRLLWACAGVALVCAGLGMQIYPFGYAQLMMGAPQGPGSVFPIVALVLRNVLIVMLTLLSAALVYSTLRTPAPHGSSPDSQTTPLRVNN, encoded by the coding sequence ATGTCTATGTCTGGCATGAGCCCCGTGTCTGCTGGTTCCCCCTCCTGCCCTCCTAGCATTGGCGAGCGAGGTTCCCGGGTGCGTGAAGTGCTGGCCATGGGGTTGTGCTCTACTCCGGCGGTGTGGTCTGCCTGGGTGGTCTCCCGGCTGTTTTTAGCCTGGCTGATCCTGGTTGAGCGCGGTCCCATTGGGGACGTGATGTATTACTTCCTGGGGGTCTATGGTGATGACCCGACGGCGATGACGGAATACCCCTGGTTCGGGGCGTGGCCCAGCGAGCTGCTAGCCCGGTTTATTGGGGAGCATATGCAGGCCTACATCATTGCGTTTGTGGTGATGATTATGCTTGCCGATGCCGTCTTTTTCTCCCTGTTACTGCGCCGCCCTGTGCGCTGGCGTACTGGTGCTGCTTGGTGGTGGGTGTGCTTTGGGGCTGCGACTGGCCACGTGTTTATTCTGCGTCTGGATCTCTTCCCGGCGGTGGCTGTGGGCGGGGCGGTCTGGGCCTTCTTCGCAGTGCCTTTGTGGGCGGGGGTGTTTTTGGGGGCAGCAACCATGATGAAGCTGTGGCCAGGGGTGCTGGCGGTAAGTTTGGTGGGCCGGTGGGGCTCGCGGCAAACCTGGCAGCGCTTGGTGGCTTTCTTGGCCACCATGGCAGCACTGTGCCTGGTGGCCATTGTGGTTGCGGGCCCGCAGCGGCTGCTCTCCCCACTGGACTATCAAACGGTGCGCGGGCTACAGGTGGAATCCGTCGCGGCTACCTGGGCGATGGTGCAGCACTGGAACGATCCGCAACAGTGGGTGACCTCCTATGCGCAGTCGAAGAGTTTTGAAGTCACTGGCCCGGGGGTGGATACGGCCTTGGCGGTGTCTTCGTGGGCCATGATCGCGGTGGTCCTCACCGCGGTGCTGTGGGCGCTGGTGCGCACCCGCAATGGCCAGTGGACGCCGCATGCCGCGACGGCGATTGTGCTGTTTTTGATTGCTGGCCTGCTGCTGGCGAACAAGGTCTTTTCTACCCAGTACATCGTGTGGGTGGGTCCCATGCTGGCGGTGGCGCTAACTCGGGATGGGTGGACCCGCGGCCAAAGGCGGTTGCTGTGGGCCTGTGCAGGCGTGGCGCTGGTGTGTGCCGGGCTGGGAATGCAGATTTACCCGTTTGGTTATGCCCAGTTGATGATGGGTGCCCCGCAGGGCCCTGGCTCTGTGTTCCCCATTGTGGCACTGGTGCTGCGCAATGTGCTGATCGTGATGCTCACTTTGCTCAGCGCCGCCCTGGTGTATTCCACCTTGCGTACCCCGGCGCCACATGGGTCCTCGCCAGATTCTCAAACGACACCGCTTCGCGTAAACAACTAG
- a CDS encoding glycosyltransferase family 4 protein: MRIGLVCPYSFDEPGGVQAHILDLATVLLERGHSVQVLGPAAAETSLPSFVVKGGGSIPISYNGSVARLAVGPGVLARTREFIQEGNFDVLHIHEPNSPSYSMAALHVATGPIVATYHASASHSRALRAAKPFLSPLLEKVRGGIAVSEMARRWQVEQLGGDPILIPNGVDTSVYAAARQESVGRPGDTGHSEPDRDQPVEIVFLGRLDEPRKGLDILLKAVELTEREMRVTVMGGGSARNVPGVDFVGRVSDAEKARILGRADIYVAPNTGGESFGIVLVEAMAAGAAVLASDLEAFAAVCNVDAADGTPPAGLLFATGDSADLALKLRQLIDNPAQRHALVQAGIARAQTYDWDNVATAVLRVYETVDDGSGVRLGRPTRKPHSGRTGQRLGRGK, translated from the coding sequence ATGCGCATTGGACTGGTGTGCCCGTATTCCTTCGATGAGCCCGGTGGCGTTCAGGCCCATATTCTTGACTTGGCCACGGTGTTGTTGGAGCGGGGCCATAGCGTGCAGGTGTTGGGCCCAGCAGCTGCGGAGACTTCTTTGCCCAGCTTTGTGGTCAAAGGAGGCGGGTCGATTCCGATTAGCTACAACGGATCTGTTGCCCGCTTGGCGGTTGGGCCGGGGGTGTTGGCGCGCACGCGCGAGTTCATCCAGGAAGGCAATTTTGATGTGTTGCATATTCACGAGCCGAATTCGCCTAGCTATTCCATGGCTGCGCTGCATGTAGCCACCGGCCCGATTGTGGCTACCTACCACGCCTCTGCGTCACACTCGCGGGCTCTGCGGGCGGCCAAGCCTTTCTTGTCGCCACTGCTAGAGAAGGTCCGCGGTGGCATTGCAGTCTCAGAGATGGCTCGGCGCTGGCAAGTAGAACAGCTGGGAGGGGACCCGATCCTGATTCCCAATGGGGTAGATACCTCCGTGTATGCGGCCGCACGCCAGGAGTCAGTCGGACGTCCAGGCGACACTGGGCATTCCGAGCCTGACCGGGATCAACCGGTGGAGATCGTCTTTTTGGGTCGCCTAGATGAGCCCCGCAAGGGGCTTGACATTTTGCTCAAGGCGGTGGAATTGACCGAGCGGGAGATGCGGGTGACCGTCATGGGGGGAGGCAGCGCGCGCAATGTGCCTGGGGTGGATTTTGTGGGCCGGGTAAGTGACGCGGAGAAGGCCCGCATTTTGGGCCGGGCGGATATTTACGTCGCACCCAACACTGGCGGTGAGAGCTTTGGCATTGTCTTGGTGGAAGCCATGGCCGCTGGTGCTGCCGTGTTGGCCTCAGACCTGGAGGCGTTCGCTGCGGTGTGCAATGTCGATGCCGCCGACGGCACCCCTCCAGCCGGCTTGCTTTTTGCCACTGGGGATAGCGCGGACTTGGCTCTTAAGTTGCGCCAGCTTATTGATAATCCTGCTCAGCGCCATGCGCTGGTTCAAGCCGGTATTGCGCGAGCGCAGACTTACGACTGGGACAATGTCGCGACTGCGGTGCTCCGGGTCTATGAAACTGTCGATGACGGTTCGGGCGTGCGCCTGGGCAGACCCACCAGGAAGCCTCACTCTGGCCGCACGGGCCAGCGCCTAGGGCGGGGGAAGTGA